CGGCGAGCCAAAGCCCCGCTTCAAAGGActcgtgcgccgtgcaggGGATGGGGACTGGTTCGTCTTATCTCCAAACGCCACCCGACCTGTGCGCGACGGAGTCGACTTTACATCCGCGCGCTTGAACGGCGTTGTAGACGGCATGGGCTTGTACGGATTCCCTACCGCAGGCGCCCTGCTTGGACTCACTCCGTTCTCCCGCAAATGGCCCATACCAAGCcccacgcgcggcgcggcgcggcgcgctgggagtgtatcacgtgatgtaGAAGTCGCCCGGCGGGGCGCGCCTTTTCTCTCGTCACCATGTCGGGCGTGTATGGCGGCGACGAGATTAATGCAGTGGTGATCGACCCCGGCACGTCGGTCATTCGCGGCGGATGGGCCGGCGACGATCAGCCACGCGCACTATTCCCTGCGCATTATGGATGGCTCCCGATGCGTGAAGAAGATGGGGTGCTTGCAGACGAGCTTGCCAGTGCGAAACGCACGCGTCCTGCTGAGGACGGGGACATTTCGATGCAAGATGCGGCGAAGGAAGATACGGAGCAAGAGGGAAGCGAAAAGAAAGGACCGAAACTATGCAAGGGCATTTCGTTTGATACGCAGCGCggacgcaagcgctttgTGGGCGACGCTGGCGTGTCCTACTGGCGAAATGGGCTCGAAATTGCGACACCGTTTGATTCTGATGGAATTGTACAAGATTTTGATGCATTTGAGGCGCTCACGCGGTACGCAACCGAGACCctggcggcgccgtcgacGGAGAACCCGTTGCTGCTGACGGAGCCGTCGACGAACCCTAAAGAGgtgcgcgccaagatgGCCGAGGTCGCTTTTGAAGGGCTGCAAGTGCCTGCATTCTATCTTGCGAACCGCACGGTGCTGAGCTCGTTTGCAGCAGGGCGCCCGACTGCGCTCGTAGTCGACgtcggcgcgtcgcagctCTCGGCCATCCCTGTCGTGGACGGttttgtgctgcgcaaaggcATCCACACACAGTCGAATGCCGGTGATAccatttcgcgcgcgctgcttcaTGGTTTTACGCACGAGTGCGGCGAGAAGAATTTGAAGGAAGACGAGCTCATTCCTCAGTTCCTGGTCAAGTCCAAGCAGCCAGTCGACCCCGGGATGCCACCCAACGCGGTCTTGCGCGAGGACCGACTGCACGGAACGACGCCATCTTTCCGGATGTACCAGACCATGCAACTACTGAGCGACGCAAAAGAGGCCGTGTGCCAGGTGCTCGAGACTCCCTGGGACGAGGGCCAagccggcgcgcggcccacCAAGATGTACGAGTTTCCCAATGGGTACAACGACACGTTTTCTTTGCTGCGTTTTAAAGCACCCGAGGTCATGTTTACGCCATCGCTGTATGGGCAAGTACGCGACGTGCTCTCGCCTGGTTCTGCTTCTGCGTCTCCGCTCGCGGGCCTTACCGATCTCATTTTGGATGCGGCCAAGTCTGTCGATGTGGATTTGCGTGCGGCCATGTTCAGCAACATTGTCTGTGTCGGCGGGAGCACGCTCATTCCCGGCTTTATCGACCGCCTCAGCTACGAGCtcagcgtcgcggcgccgagccagCGGATCAAAATCCATTCTCCCGGTAATTATACAGAGCGTAGGCACTCTTCCTGGCTTGGCGGCAGTATCCTTGCGAGCTTGGGCACGTTCCACCAGCTTTGGATCAGCCGCCAGGAGTACGAGGAGCATGGCAGCGCCattgtgcaagcgcggtgCAAGTAATGTGGAGTTCATAGCTGGAATTATGCCTGTGCCCTTTTCCCATCGATTCGGCCATGGTGAGTGTGCCGCAAGACGGCGATGGTGCGGGCATGCTCCCTGGAAAAAAGATGAACCGCCACAAAATGCGCTTGGTACGTCGGTTTACAAGGCTCACTGCGAGGCACGTCGCGAGCAGGAaatggagcgcgcgcgcgccgaagcggcgcgcgagctgagcgagggcggcggcgatcCGCAAgaggcagcgcgcgaagccgcggcgctgagctGCTACTGTGCCGAGCATAATCTGCATGTGTACGAGGTACGTAGTACGCGCGCTATGCTTATCACAGATCACGGCCGATGGCCATTGGTGCGTTGCGTCTATGCTTACCGCAGCTTGTATTCGGCGCTGGCCGATCAACTAAACGTGCGGCAGCCTGCGTCGCACCCGGTACGTGCATGCATCGCCTAATTGCAGTATACGTACGAATCGCTGCGGaaagctgctgctgcttaCATGCGCCACCACAGCGATATGTTTATCCCGTTCATCACCGACTTGGACGAGACGTACGCGAATGTCGATGCCAACAGCGAGGCGCTCTCTTCAACGGGTGTGTACTCGCGAAACTCACCATAGACAAGTTTATGCAGTACTGCGACGCGGTGGAAAACACATCTATATGGGGCGGCCATCCCGAgattcttgcgctcgccaatgTGCTGCATACGTCCGTGCATATTTTCCAAGCGGAAATGCCGATCGTCAAGATTGGCGAGGAGTTTACCGACAAGGCCCCGCTGCAGATCTCTTACCATGTGAAGATGTTTGGCTTGGGCGAGGTACGTTGGTGGATCGACTTACACGCAGCACTACAACTCGCTGCGCCCGAACGCGTAGGCGCCGATGGATGGATTTTGTAGTACCCTCTTCTTTCCTCGCTATCTAAGCTAAAACTCGCCCAAGAGACGTAGCTCTTCGCTTGTccgacgcaccgcgccagAGAGCGAGCGATTGTGCGGGCCCTGTGTCGTATTTGGCTCGCGCTTCGACAGCGCCATGCCGAACAATGTATCGTCTTCAATCGAGCGActcgtgctcgacgcctGCAATGCGGAGCTAAACGTCGCGGTGGGATGGCCTTGTGTTGCACGCGTCGCATTCTCCTCGTCAGAGAGGTTGTCGTCGTCGAGTGCAAGCATTTTATCCAGCATGCCGGGGATGTGCGATACGGTGGGACTCATTTCGTGTCcagcgtgctgctgcacacTCTGCTCTGGCGCATCGTGCGATCCAGGCGGCGCGTTGTGCACTTTGGTAATCGtcggcggcgtcggcaaggAGTCGCGACGTGCACTAGGCGTGCGCCGAGTAAGCGGCGTCCCGACCACGCTCTGTCTACGCTTTGCTGGTGTCttgccgtgccgcgcagcggAAGGAAGCCCGCTGACAGACTGCACCAAGTCGTCGACCTTGCTTTTTGCTGCATCTTTCGCGGGCGTGTTCGCATACTTGCTTTTTGACACAGAAAATTGCATCGTCACGGGCGGCGACATGCCTTGAGGCCACTCGAGCGAGTCGTGCTCGTCGGCTTCCTGCTGCACcttgcttggcgagcgAAAAGGAGTCGCTGCACCGTGCtggccgcgcagcggcgtcttgcgcaagtCGGCAATCCCATTCCATAGCCGCACACTGTCCTCTGTGGAAAAGGGGTTCGTCAAAAGTCCTTGGTCGGTCGGCTGGATGCTCACGCGCGGGCGCGCAGAaagacgccgctgcgtgcgtgcggGACTGGCAACTGCCCTTGCTTTCAATGGGCTCGATGAGAATggcatgcgctgcgtgtgtgCAATCGAGGAGTCCTCCACAGACACAGACACGTCCGACGCATGCAATggcgcgtcgtgccgctgcggtTGCTCGTACAATTGGCTCTGCTCGACATCGTGTTTCAAGCGCTCGAACGGAGTCGGTGCCGGCAAATCCGAGTCGTTCGGTGCATACATGCTGTGGCTCAGCCTCGGGGGGGATTGTAAGTGGTCGCTATCGCGCGTCAGATGAGTCTGATCGTCTTGGTCCGGCGCAGTGGTCGTATCGTCTTCGGCGCGCACCGAtgcatcttgcgcagctggctCCGTAAACGTCGTCTCCAGCTCTTCCGCAGGCTGCTGCGAAAGTGATACTTGTGCAGATGCCTCGAAAAACCGTTTCCAAAATTGGGCATTCGCCCAGgtccgcgcgcaagacacTTCGTACTCCCGCACGGCCGGTAGAATGCGCGACGTCACGACCTGGTGCGCCTGTGAAAAGTTCTCGTCTATCTCTTGCAAAGCAAGTGTAATGGCCTGGTCAAGCTGCATCAGCTGCTCACTcatgccgagcgcatccccttgcgctgcagtcGATGCCATGGCTCACCACGCGCACTACTACGCAGTACAACAAACGCGACGCGACGGCCGCGGCACATGAcacgcctccacatgcTGAATAACGCGCGCAGTGGGATGCAGGCACACAGCCCCGCaagtgcgcggcgtgcctttgTTGCGAGCGATATGCGCGGAAGCCGTCTCCGTGGTCCAAGGGAGCCGTCTGGTGCGGTGCGTCGGGATGATACGGGGACGTACGCACAAGTAGTAGACTTGGAAGTGGCGCCGAACCCTcacgacgacgcgccggcgggctttgcagcgccgcacgctgtgcCTGGACTGCCTCCGAATGCGGTGCTGCGTGGAGACTATGCGTATGATCCTCCGTTGGCGCCTTACCCCCATGctgagcgcgagcaaacAGCCATAGTTGCATACGATAATCTTATGCATGAGCCGGATTATGTGACAGAAATGGAACCGGGAAGCATGCTGCACCCAATACACGGCGCTTCGCCCGACGACACCGACGACTACGAGCTGAAATACATGCACGATGCCGGTACGGATACCCTTCACACTTCTTCCATGTCTGAATTTTACGAGGACGACGGGAGCAGCAGTGGGGGATGGGTCGAGCGGCAGCAACCACCGGACCATGGGCATGTACGCAAGGTGGAGCTGCAAGCAGGCAACTGGATTGTAGACTACCTGGTGCCTTCTCCTATTGCCAATGCGGTTGAAGCGCAGTATAAGGAGCAGGCACAGCCAAAAGAGTTCACGCATATGCGATACTCTGCAGTGACGTGCGATCCGGACGAATTCACACGCGAGAATGGGTGGGGTCTGCGCACCTCGACCGAGTATGGCCGCGACACAGAGCTGCTCATTACACTGACGTACGTACCACACGCACACTTACGCCAGCTACTACAACGAGGACCGCAATTTGCTCACGCGCACGCTCTACCACGTAATACAAAATATCCGCGATATTTGCAAGAACCACCGGTCCAAATTCTGGAGCAAGTATGAAGAAGAGGGCCGCCCTGGATGGCAGCGTATTGTTGTTGCGCTGGTTTACGACGGGATCGATCCGTGCGACAAAGAGACGCTCGATGTGCTGGCGACAATGGGTGTCTACCAGGACGGAATCATGAAGCGCCAGGTGGACGACAAAGAAACGATTGCGCACTTGTTTGAGTATACGACCCAAGTGGCCGTGGACACCACGCCGAAGCTTGTTCTGCCCAAAGACGGGCACGATTCGAACATGGTCCCTGTGCAATTGATCTTTTGTCTCAAGCAGAAAAACGCAAAAAAGATCAACAGCCACCGCTGGGTATTCAATGCACTCGGCCAGCACCTCCATCCTGAAATTTGCATTCTGCTTGATGTAGGCACCAAGCCAGGCCCATGGTCGATCTACTATCTGTGGGAAGCATTTTACAACCGCGCAAACCTTggcggtgcgtgcggcgagaTCCATGTGATGAAAAAGCACGGAATCAAGCTGCTGAATCCCCTTGTCGCTGCACAACATTTCGAGTACAAGACGAGCAACATCCTCGACAAGCCGTTTGAGTCCATGTTTGGCTACGTGAGCGTACTCCCCGGCGCTTTTAGTGCGTACCGCTACAAGGCCATTCTCGGCCGCCCTCTGCAGCAGTACTTTCACGGAGACCAAACATTGGCGGACCGTCTTGGGCGCAAAGGCCTGGGCGAGATGAACATTTTTCGAAAAAACATGTTCCTTGCCGAAGACAGGATCCTTTGCTTCGAGTTGGTTGCCAAGGCCGGTGAAAAGTGGGTGCTTTCCTACGTAAAATCGAGCAGGGCAGAGACGGATGTACCGGAGCACACTGCCGAGTTTATTTCGCAGCGACGTCGCTGGCTCAATGGCTCGTTTGCCGCGTCGATCTATGCAATTGTGCATTTCTATCGGCTCTACCGGAGCAAGCACAATTTCATGCGCATGTTCTTTTTTCATGTACAGGAGCTGTACAACCTGTGTCAAATGGTCTTGAGCTGGTTTGCAATGGGAAACCTATGGCTCACGTTTGCCATCATCATTGCGTACCTGCCCAACATTTTATTGCGTGGCTTTAGCGACGGCGTGTTGATTGCCTTTCACTGGGTCAATGTCGTGCTCATGTGGATCTACGCTTttttcctcgcgctgcagttTGTGCTGGCTCTGGGAAATCGACCCAAGAGCGAACATGTGGTGTACAATATGTCCATTATTGTGTTTGGTTTTCTCGGTCTCTACGTGCTTGTCGTTTCCTTGTGGCTCACCGCGCGCTCCTTTTCCAATATGGAGCCGCACGACGGCAATTATACGGACGTGATTTTTAGCAACACGACTGCGGTGCTGATTGCCTCACTCGCAGCTATGTTTGGCATCTATCTCATTGCTTCGATTATGTACTTGGATCCGTGGCACATGATGacaagctcggcgcaaTACTTTTTCATGGCGCCGTCGTTTGTGAATGTGATCAACGTATATGCATTTTGCAAT
This is a stretch of genomic DNA from Malassezia vespertilionis chromosome 1, complete sequence. It encodes these proteins:
- a CDS encoding uncharacterized protein (EggNog:ENOG503NUHX; COG:S) — protein: MASTAAQGDALGMSEQLMQLDQAITLALQEIDENFSQAHQVVTSRILPAVREYEVSCARTWANAQFWKRFFEASAQVSLSQQPAEELETTFTEPAAQDASVRAEDDTTTAPDQDDQTHLTRDSDHLQSPPRLSHSMYAPNDSDLPAPTPFERLKHDVEQSQLYEQPQRHDAPLHASDVSVSVEDSSIAHTQRMPFSSSPLKARAVASPARTQRRLSARPRVSIQPTDQGLLTNPFSTEDSVRLWNGIADLRKTPLRGQHGAATPFRSPSKVQQEADEHDSLEWPQGMSPPVTMQFSVSKSKYANTPAKDAAKSKVDDLVQSVSGLPSAARHGKTPAKRRQSVVGTPLTRRTPSARRDSLPTPPTITKVHNAPPGSHDAPEQSVQQHAGHEMSPTVSHIPGMLDKMLALDDDNLSDEENATRATQGHPTATFSSALQASSTSRSIEDDTLFGMALSKREPNTTQGPHNRSLSGAVRRTSEELRLLGEF
- the CHS1 gene encoding chitin synthase (EggNog:ENOG503NWXV; TransMembrane:8 (o586-605i625-649o661-685i697-719o739-766i778-794o878-896i917-942o); COG:M; CAZy:GT2_Chitin_synth), encoding MLNNARSGMQAHSPASARRAFVASDMRGSRLRGPREPSGAVRRDDTGTYAQVVDLEVAPNPHDDAPAGFAAPHAVPGLPPNAVLRGDYAYDPPLAPYPHAEREQTAIVAYDNLMHEPDYVTEMEPGSMLHPIHGASPDDTDDYELKYMHDAGTDTLHTSSMSEFYEDDGSSSGGWVERQQPPDHGHVRKVELQAGNWIVDYLVPSPIANAVEAQYKEQAQPKEFTHMRYSAVTCDPDEFTRENGWGLRTSTEYGRDTELLITLTYYNEDRNLLTRTLYHVIQNIRDICKNHRSKFWSKYEEEGRPGWQRIVVALVYDGIDPCDKETLDVLATMGVYQDGIMKRQVDDKETIAHLFEYTTQVAVDTTPKLVLPKDGHDSNMVPVQLIFCLKQKNAKKINSHRWVFNALGQHLHPEICILLDVGTKPGPWSIYYLWEAFYNRANLGGACGEIHVMKKHGIKLLNPLVAAQHFEYKTSNILDKPFESMFGYVSVLPGAFSAYRYKAILGRPLQQYFHGDQTLADRLGRKGLGEMNIFRKNMFLAEDRILCFELVAKAGEKWVLSYVKSSRAETDVPEHTAEFISQRRRWLNGSFAASIYAIVHFYRLYRSKHNFMRMFFFHVQELYNLCQMVLSWFAMGNLWLTFAIIIAYLPNILLRGFSDGVLIAFHWVNVVLMWIYAFFLALQFVLALGNRPKSEHVVYNMSIIVFGFLGLYVLVVSLWLTARSFSNMEPHDGNYTDVIFSNTTAVLIASLAAMFGIYLIASIMYLDPWHMMTSSAQYFFMAPSFVNVINVYAFCNLHDVSWGTKGSDKSDALPAVHSTAAQNDKANNVVEECAYDQDTLDERFQGVVTRALAPYSRDHTKDRPTEEDSNKTFRTRLVALWLLSNAILVAVVMNLYEYTPRKKLDEEMQEGQDNQQIYFKVILWSTFGMAFARFVGSCAYWLQWNATRWFRRT
- the OTU2 gene encoding ubiquitinyl hydrolase 1 (MEROPS:MER0957411; COG:O; COG:T; EggNog:ENOG503NZP9); translated protein: MVSVPQDGDGAGMLPGKKMNRHKMRLAHCEARREQEMERARAEAARELSEGGGDPQEAAREAAALSCYCAEHNLHVYELVFGAGRSTKRAAACVAPGTDMFIPFITDLDETYANVDANSEALSSTDKFMQYCDAVENTSIWGGHPEILALANVLHTSVHIFQAEMPIVKIGEEFTDKAPLQISYHVKMFGLGEVRWWIDLHAALQLAAPERVGADGWIL
- the ARP4 gene encoding NuA4 histone acetyltransferase subunit (EggNog:ENOG503NUWX; COG:Z; BUSCO:EOG09262MOO) — translated: MSGVYGGDEINAVVIDPGTSVIRGGWAGDDQPRALFPAHYGWLPMREEDGVLADELASAKRTRPAEDGDISMQDAAKEDTEQEGSEKKGPKLCKGISFDTQRGRKRFVGDAGVSYWRNGLEIATPFDSDGIVQDFDAFEALTRYATETLAAPSTENPLLLTEPSTNPKEVRAKMAEVAFEGLQVPAFYLANRTVLSSFAAGRPTALVVDVGASQLSAIPVVDGFVLRKGIHTQSNAGDTISRALLHGFTHECGEKNLKEDELIPQFLVKSKQPVDPGMPPNAVLREDRLHGTTPSFRMYQTMQLLSDAKEAVCQVLETPWDEGQAGARPTKMYEFPNGYNDTFSLLRFKAPEVMFTPSLYGQVRDVLSPGSASASPLAGLTDLILDAAKSVDVDLRAAMFSNIVCVGGSTLIPGFIDRLSYELSVAAPSQRIKIHSPGNYTERRHSSWLGGSILASLGTFHQLWISRQEYEEHGSAIVQARCK